A portion of the Cytophagia bacterium CHB2 genome contains these proteins:
- a CDS encoding TonB-dependent receptor, producing MKRCDHRFLLMLLLAFFVHSSLAFAGTTGKISGVVREKDTRNPLPGVNVIVLGTTLGAATDANGRYFILHVPPGTYSVKASSMGYQATTISNVKVSVDLTSTVNFDLASTVLETGEAVEIVAQRPLIQKDGVTTMQVVEADVVENMVADDFKDVLTLNSGVTTRPIRDAAFAEGLDTGEGQFFVRGGRGNELAVMVDGMSVRDGITGGLGGEVSTGAIEEIQLISGNFNAEYGNAMSGVLNLVTQEGGSKTNFSLRGLTDAIFGTRTRDYTFQERDRLIETKGVLDRANWGTYQSQFSLGGPVPGIGNTMKYFLAGEYYQTDGNIGILQNEFTRRGSAKVTLSPTKTAKLTFSANANSEDQEIYDHYFAHQGLYRQRVGTDSLDNNFAGNDHLRTRTYQGIVAWTQTLNQRSFFELKIQHFSRTFMDRVRSQPEDYIFLTYNAGEDFVVSGDDPRFLHQEDRVWQGKFDVTYQANINHNIKAGLDFNRHRVWRQQLLTGGDIVNSRVDMFKFYPVEAAAYLQDKMEFNDLVINVGLRVDYFDPKDSVAVDVNNPLGPRRVTESKMRVSPRLGLAHPITDRANLHFSYGHFYQVPEYNKIVFNHNRYVDIFRPTLGNADLEPQKTVAFEVGWDQQITDFLALSVTGFYKDIENLVATDLYSFARPSAVTYYINQDFANSRGVEINFRTRRYHHFASYFSYTISRAEGNSSNPLDTRADLLARPPRVPLKKLVILDWDRPHVFNFNFDFRYKKGEGPRFGGAQLLQNFGVNLTGRFSSGQPYTPTDSRGQRLGDENVARMPSNWQLDLRVDKLFNLAGREFGVFTEVTNLTNRRNVVEVFTDTGLPNETTDPGYTPQGKRDPYNIGAQRNIRLGFELNM from the coding sequence ATGAAGCGATGTGACCACAGATTTTTGTTAATGCTGCTGCTGGCATTTTTTGTTCATTCGAGTCTGGCGTTTGCCGGAACGACCGGCAAAATTTCCGGCGTCGTGAGAGAAAAGGACACACGCAATCCGTTGCCGGGCGTGAATGTGATCGTGCTGGGCACGACGCTGGGCGCAGCCACGGACGCCAATGGACGCTATTTCATCCTGCACGTGCCGCCGGGCACCTACAGCGTAAAAGCGAGCTCCATGGGTTATCAAGCCACGACGATCAGCAACGTCAAAGTGAGCGTTGATCTAACCTCAACGGTGAATTTCGATTTGGCTTCCACTGTGCTCGAAACCGGTGAAGCCGTCGAGATTGTGGCGCAGCGGCCGCTGATTCAAAAAGACGGCGTTACCACCATGCAAGTGGTGGAAGCGGACGTGGTGGAAAACATGGTGGCGGATGATTTCAAGGACGTGTTGACGCTGAACTCCGGCGTCACCACCAGGCCGATTCGTGATGCCGCATTTGCAGAAGGCCTGGATACCGGTGAGGGCCAATTTTTTGTGCGCGGCGGCCGCGGCAATGAGTTGGCGGTAATGGTCGACGGTATGTCCGTGCGCGACGGCATCACCGGCGGGTTGGGCGGCGAAGTCTCCACCGGCGCGATCGAAGAGATTCAACTCATCAGCGGTAATTTCAATGCAGAATATGGCAATGCCATGAGCGGCGTGTTGAATCTCGTCACGCAAGAGGGCGGCAGCAAAACCAACTTCAGTCTGCGCGGCTTGACGGACGCCATTTTCGGCACACGGACGCGAGACTACACCTTTCAAGAGCGCGACAGACTAATCGAAACCAAAGGCGTGCTGGATCGCGCCAATTGGGGAACGTATCAAAGCCAGTTCAGTCTGGGTGGTCCGGTGCCGGGCATCGGCAATACGATGAAATATTTTCTGGCCGGCGAGTACTATCAAACCGACGGCAACATCGGGATTCTGCAAAATGAATTCACGCGCCGCGGCTCGGCAAAAGTAACGTTATCACCCACCAAAACGGCCAAGCTCACGTTCTCGGCCAACGCCAACAGCGAAGATCAGGAAATTTACGATCATTATTTTGCGCATCAGGGGTTATATCGCCAGCGCGTGGGCACGGATTCGCTCGACAATAATTTCGCGGGGAACGATCATCTGCGCACGCGGACGTATCAAGGCATAGTGGCGTGGACGCAGACGCTGAATCAACGTTCATTTTTTGAGTTGAAGATCCAGCATTTCTCGCGCACGTTTATGGATCGCGTGCGCAGCCAGCCGGAAGATTATATCTTTTTGACCTACAATGCCGGTGAAGATTTCGTGGTTTCCGGCGATGATCCGCGCTTTCTTCACCAGGAAGATCGCGTGTGGCAGGGCAAGTTCGATGTGACGTATCAAGCGAACATCAATCACAATATCAAAGCCGGCCTGGATTTTAATCGCCATCGCGTGTGGCGCCAGCAGTTGTTGACCGGCGGGGATATCGTCAACTCGCGCGTGGATATGTTCAAGTTTTATCCGGTCGAAGCCGCGGCTTACCTTCAGGATAAAATGGAATTCAACGATCTCGTCATCAATGTCGGCTTGCGTGTTGACTATTTCGATCCGAAGGATAGCGTTGCCGTCGACGTGAACAATCCGCTCGGACCGCGGCGTGTGACAGAAAGCAAGATGCGCGTCAGCCCGCGTTTAGGTCTGGCCCATCCCATCACGGATCGCGCCAATCTGCATTTCTCGTATGGCCATTTTTATCAGGTGCCGGAATACAATAAGATTGTGTTCAACCACAATCGCTATGTTGACATTTTCCGTCCCACGCTCGGCAATGCCGATCTCGAGCCGCAGAAGACGGTCGCATTCGAAGTCGGCTGGGATCAGCAGATCACCGATTTTTTGGCGTTGAGCGTGACGGGTTTTTATAAAGACATTGAAAATCTCGTGGCCACCGATTTGTATTCGTTTGCGCGTCCCTCGGCGGTGACGTATTATATCAATCAAGATTTTGCGAATTCACGCGGGGTTGAAATCAACTTCCGCACGCGGCGCTATCATCATTTTGCCTCGTATTTCAGCTATACCATTTCACGCGCCGAAGGCAACAGTTCGAACCCGCTCGATACGCGCGCGGATTTGCTGGCGCGGCCGCCGCGGGTGCCGTTGAAGAAGCTGGTCATTCTCGATTGGGATCGCCCGCATGTGTTCAATTTCAATTTTGATTTTCGCTACAAAAAAGGCGAAGGCCCGCGTTTCGGCGGCGCGCAATTGCTGCAAAATTTCGGCGTGAATTTGACCGGGCGCTTCAGCAGCGGCCAGCCGTATACGCCCACCGACAGCCGCGGTCAGCGCCTCGGCGATGAGAATGTCGCGCGCATGCCCTCCAACTGGCAGTTGGATTTGCGTGTCGACAAGCTGTTCAACCTCGCTGGCAGAGAATTCGGCGTGTTCACCGAAGTCACGAATCTCACGAACCGCCGCAATGTTGTGGAAGTATTTACCGACACCGGCTTGCCGAATGAAACCACGGATCCCGGCTACACGCCGCAAGGTAAACGCGACCCTTACAACATTGGCGCGCAGCGCAATATTCGCCTTGGGTTTGAGTTGAATATGTGA
- a CDS encoding CoA-transferase subunit beta has translation MVARAARELRDDDVVFVGIGLPNMACNLARLTHAPHLTLIYESGAVGAVPERLPVSIGDPALVAGCLSVCSLPEVFLYYLQGGRITVGFLGGAQIDRFGNINSTVIGDYAAPKVRLPGSGGASEIATLAQKILIITPLKKRNFPEAVDFLTSPGFLDGGDARARLGITTEGPKVVVTDLGVFRFDSANHEMWLTDIHPGVQLEDIKTNVGWPLKIADHLLITEPPTAEELRIIREELDPDRIYI, from the coding sequence ATGGTTGCTCGCGCTGCCCGCGAATTGCGGGACGACGATGTTGTTTTTGTCGGCATTGGCCTGCCCAACATGGCCTGCAATCTTGCACGCCTCACTCACGCTCCGCATCTCACCTTGATTTATGAATCCGGCGCCGTCGGTGCTGTGCCGGAACGCTTGCCGGTTTCCATCGGTGATCCGGCATTGGTGGCTGGCTGTTTGTCCGTTTGTTCCCTCCCGGAAGTTTTCTTGTATTATCTGCAAGGCGGCCGCATCACGGTCGGTTTTCTCGGGGGCGCGCAAATCGACCGTTTCGGCAATATCAACTCCACGGTAATCGGCGATTATGCCGCGCCGAAAGTGAGATTGCCGGGCAGCGGCGGCGCCAGTGAAATTGCCACGCTGGCGCAGAAAATTTTGATCATCACTCCCCTGAAAAAACGCAATTTCCCGGAAGCCGTGGATTTTCTCACCAGTCCCGGATTTCTCGACGGCGGCGACGCCCGCGCCCGCCTCGGTATTACCACGGAAGGTCCCAAAGTCGTGGTCACGGATCTGGGCGTCTTTCGTTTTGATTCTGCCAATCATGAGATGTGGTTGACCGACATTCATCCCGGTGTTCAACTTGAAGATATTAAAACTAATGTCGGTTGGCCGCTCAAGATTGCCGATCATCTCCTCATAACCGAACCTCCAACAGCCGAAGAGCTGCGTATCATACGAGAAGAGCTTGATCCCGATCGGATATATATTTGA
- a CDS encoding aldehyde dehydrogenase encodes MWINNEFVASKNAERFEVLNPATEEILAMVPRGNAEDAERAVAAAHAAFNPWRKMGSLERKEMMHEIARKIRAHGEELAQIITLEGGKPIIENRDEVEWVASCFEYYAELGRDQIGRVVAPAFEHQMSLVVKEPFGVVACIVPWNYPILLMAWKVAPALAAGNTVVIKPSELTPLCNLFFAKIFNHLPKGVANIITGFGKEAGEPLVTSKGTQLIAFTGSVETGRHIAMLAAQQLKKVHLELGGNDPFIVCDDIDVDIAVRAGAWTAFLNNGQVCTSAERFYVLEPIAKKFIEGLTEFSKTLRLGNPLGPGVDLGPLVSEAQRRKIEARLAQSVQQGAKILSGGKRPAQFSKGYFFEPTVLTNVNESMELMRSETFGPLAPIQVVKNIEEAIARANASEYGLGASILTNDLEKAMLAADNIKAGTFWINDPLTDNDAAPFGGMRLSGHGRELGLEGLDEFREAKHILIDYKLEKKSYWFPYA; translated from the coding sequence ATGTGGATCAACAACGAATTTGTCGCAAGCAAAAACGCCGAACGCTTCGAGGTTCTCAATCCTGCGACCGAAGAAATTCTCGCCATGGTGCCGCGCGGCAATGCAGAAGATGCCGAACGCGCCGTCGCTGCGGCGCATGCGGCGTTCAACCCGTGGCGAAAAATGGGCAGTCTCGAACGCAAAGAAATGATGCACGAAATTGCGCGCAAAATTCGCGCGCACGGTGAAGAATTGGCGCAGATCATCACGCTGGAAGGCGGCAAACCCATCATTGAGAATCGCGACGAAGTGGAATGGGTGGCCTCGTGTTTTGAATATTATGCCGAGTTGGGCCGCGATCAAATCGGCCGCGTGGTTGCGCCGGCGTTTGAACATCAAATGAGTCTGGTCGTCAAGGAGCCGTTCGGCGTGGTCGCGTGCATCGTGCCGTGGAATTACCCCATTCTGCTCATGGCGTGGAAAGTCGCGCCCGCCCTCGCCGCGGGCAACACCGTGGTGATCAAACCCTCGGAGCTGACGCCGCTGTGCAATCTTTTCTTCGCAAAAATTTTTAATCATCTGCCCAAAGGGGTTGCCAATATCATCACCGGCTTTGGCAAAGAAGCAGGCGAGCCGCTGGTGACGTCGAAAGGCACGCAACTCATTGCCTTTACCGGCAGCGTGGAAACCGGCCGCCACATTGCCATGCTCGCCGCGCAACAATTGAAGAAAGTACATCTCGAACTGGGCGGTAACGATCCCTTCATTGTTTGTGATGATATCGATGTTGATATTGCCGTGCGCGCCGGCGCCTGGACGGCATTCTTGAACAACGGTCAGGTCTGCACCTCCGCCGAGCGCTTTTACGTGCTCGAACCTATTGCCAAAAAATTTATTGAAGGCTTGACGGAATTCAGCAAAACCTTGCGCCTGGGCAATCCCCTGGGGCCGGGAGTCGATCTCGGCCCGCTGGTCAGCGAGGCGCAGCGCCGGAAAATTGAAGCGCGGCTCGCGCAAAGCGTGCAACAAGGCGCAAAAATATTGAGCGGAGGCAAACGTCCTGCGCAATTCTCTAAAGGCTATTTCTTCGAGCCAACCGTGTTGACAAACGTGAACGAGAGCATGGAGCTGATGCGCAGCGAAACTTTTGGCCCGCTTGCGCCGATTCAAGTCGTCAAAAATATCGAAGAAGCCATTGCACGAGCTAACGCTTCCGAATACGGCCTGGGCGCTTCGATTCTCACCAATGATCTTGAAAAAGCCATGCTGGCCGCGGACAACATCAAAGCCGGCACGTTTTGGATCAATGATCCGCTCACCGACAACGATGCTGCGCCCTTCGGCGGCATGCGCCTTTCCGGCCACGGCCGCGAGCTGGGACTCGAAGGCCTTGATGAATTCCGCGAGGCCAAACACATACTCATCGACTACAAGCTGGAGAAGAAAAGTTATTGGTTCCCGTATGCTTGA
- a CDS encoding FAD-dependent oxidoreductase, which yields MHDANSSQQSLLLPATANGHSRRDFLKVLSLALAAIPLRPAFSFPEKDPVKFFSRQKTERPKKVIILGAGLAGLTAGYELSKAGHEVTILEAQNRAGGRVFTVREPFADGLYAECGGEWVESVHQYLLRYIDEFGLPLYRGSFRDTEDEGLQFSPRARKVHEQLEETVKKVDPFAHQNPSLPELDQLSFLEFLQKMEAPPDMIEQMQRSISGLMAINIESISALHILNEYALPESQASFRIAGGNDLVPKTLASQMREHIHYSRPVVKIEHDVSGVRVTFLENGTMQTITGERLVIAAPFTCVRKIEITPALSPERMKAINTLAYGQILKAPLQFRERFWLNKEGEPRKSLQNMIGSVYEASGGQAGVRGLLVAYIPDKSGMEMAAIPPEQRLKNILSKVAEIHPEAPRHYEGGYVKWWQEDEWAGGTYAYFRPGEITTVRKTISRPEGRIHFAGEHTAGWQGYMNGAVESGHRVAQEIHEAA from the coding sequence ATGCACGATGCCAACTCATCGCAACAATCCCTCCTACTTCCAGCAACAGCCAATGGCCATTCCCGTCGCGACTTCCTGAAAGTCCTTTCCCTTGCCCTCGCGGCAATTCCATTGCGCCCGGCCTTCAGCTTCCCCGAAAAAGATCCCGTCAAATTTTTCTCGCGCCAGAAAACCGAACGTCCGAAAAAGGTAATCATTTTGGGCGCGGGATTAGCGGGACTAACAGCCGGCTACGAGTTAAGCAAGGCCGGGCATGAGGTGACCATTCTCGAAGCGCAGAATCGCGCGGGCGGCCGCGTATTCACGGTGCGCGAACCTTTTGCCGACGGCTTGTATGCGGAATGCGGCGGCGAATGGGTGGAGAGTGTGCATCAATACCTGTTGCGTTATATCGATGAATTTGGCTTGCCGCTTTATCGCGGCAGCTTTCGCGACACGGAAGACGAAGGGTTGCAGTTTTCGCCGCGCGCCCGCAAAGTTCACGAACAGCTCGAAGAAACCGTGAAGAAAGTCGATCCGTTTGCGCACCAGAATCCCTCCCTGCCGGAATTGGATCAACTCTCCTTTCTCGAATTTCTCCAAAAAATGGAAGCGCCGCCGGATATGATCGAACAAATGCAGCGCTCGATTTCAGGTTTGATGGCAATCAATATCGAAAGCATTTCGGCCCTGCATATTTTGAATGAATATGCGCTGCCGGAAAGCCAGGCTAGTTTTCGCATCGCCGGCGGCAATGATCTTGTTCCCAAAACGCTGGCGAGCCAGATGCGCGAGCACATTCATTATTCGCGGCCAGTGGTGAAAATCGAGCATGACGTCTCCGGCGTGCGCGTGACTTTTCTCGAAAACGGCACGATGCAGACCATCACCGGCGAGCGTCTCGTCATTGCCGCGCCCTTCACCTGCGTGCGCAAGATTGAAATAACGCCCGCACTCTCTCCTGAAAGAATGAAAGCCATCAACACTCTCGCTTACGGCCAAATTCTCAAAGCGCCGCTGCAATTCCGCGAACGCTTCTGGTTGAACAAAGAAGGCGAGCCGCGCAAAAGTTTGCAGAACATGATCGGTTCGGTTTATGAAGCCAGCGGCGGACAAGCCGGCGTGCGCGGTTTGCTGGTGGCTTACATTCCCGACAAAAGCGGTATGGAGATGGCAGCAATCCCGCCGGAGCAACGCTTGAAGAATATCCTCTCTAAAGTTGCCGAGATTCATCCCGAAGCGCCGCGCCATTACGAAGGCGGTTACGTGAAATGGTGGCAGGAAGACGAATGGGCAGGTGGCACCTATGCTTATTTCCGTCCCGGTGAAATTACCACGGTACGCAAAACCATTTCCCGGCCCGAGGGCCGCATTCATTTCGCGGGCGAGCATACCGCCGGCTGGCAGGGCTACATGAACGGCGCGGTGGAGTCCGGGCATCGCGTAGCGCAGGAGATTCACGAAGCCGCATAG
- a CDS encoding APC family permease has product MAASSVKKATFLQLAFMIYGAVCAGAFGLEDMISTAGPGMAILTLAIMPFLFSIPVSFAVGELTTMLPVEGGQYRWSRMAFGDFWGFQAGWWAWMTGVVTNGLFAVLFTDYLQNWFPQLTGFNHWLVCLALIWFMHVLNLRGIQVVGNTAILLSAILLMPFIIMIVLGVLQWQHNPFTPFLAPGKNSVSGFGSAVVLAIWLYSGYDKLSAAAEEVENPRKVFPPALFFAATLAMLSYVLPTIAGLAALGNWQDWAGAYFSTAAAKIGGDWLGHFMTIGALCSNALLLNVTMLAASRYPLTLAQDGFLPNFLTKIHPRFGTPTQALLWGSVTYSLLALFDFTQLIIIYSWFQMASYILLYANVWKMRYTHASARRPFKIPFGTPGLFLAMLPTCIMALVAISSTVYEDGVFNQRQFVIGALALLSGPVIYGMVKWIKR; this is encoded by the coding sequence ATGGCCGCTTCTTCCGTAAAGAAAGCAACTTTTTTACAACTCGCTTTCATGATTTACGGCGCGGTGTGCGCCGGCGCTTTTGGCTTGGAAGACATGATCTCCACTGCCGGGCCGGGCATGGCGATTCTCACGCTGGCCATCATGCCGTTTTTGTTCAGTATTCCGGTGTCATTTGCGGTGGGCGAACTCACTACGATGCTGCCGGTGGAAGGCGGGCAGTATCGCTGGTCGCGCATGGCCTTCGGCGATTTTTGGGGATTTCAAGCCGGCTGGTGGGCGTGGATGACGGGCGTGGTCACCAATGGCTTGTTTGCGGTGCTGTTCACGGATTATCTGCAAAACTGGTTTCCACAGCTCACCGGTTTCAATCATTGGCTGGTTTGCCTGGCGCTGATTTGGTTCATGCACGTTCTCAACCTGCGCGGCATTCAAGTGGTGGGCAACACCGCGATTTTACTGAGCGCCATCTTGCTCATGCCGTTCATCATCATGATAGTGCTCGGCGTTTTACAATGGCAACACAATCCTTTCACGCCGTTTTTGGCGCCGGGGAAAAATTCGGTGAGTGGCTTTGGCAGCGCGGTGGTGTTGGCCATCTGGCTTTACTCGGGCTATGATAAACTTTCGGCAGCCGCAGAAGAAGTCGAGAATCCGCGAAAAGTTTTTCCGCCGGCATTGTTTTTTGCGGCAACGCTGGCCATGCTCAGTTATGTGTTGCCGACCATTGCCGGGCTGGCGGCGTTGGGCAATTGGCAGGATTGGGCGGGTGCGTATTTCTCCACGGCTGCCGCCAAAATCGGCGGCGATTGGCTGGGGCATTTCATGACGATCGGCGCGTTGTGCAGCAACGCGCTGTTGTTGAACGTGACCATGCTGGCGGCTTCGCGCTATCCCTTGACTCTCGCGCAAGACGGTTTTTTACCGAATTTCCTCACCAAAATACATCCGCGTTTCGGCACGCCGACGCAGGCTTTGTTGTGGGGCAGTGTGACCTACAGCCTGCTCGCGCTGTTCGATTTCACCCAATTGATCATTATCTACTCGTGGTTTCAAATGGCGAGTTATATTTTGCTGTACGCCAATGTCTGGAAAATGCGGTACACCCATGCCAGTGCCAGGCGGCCTTTCAAAATTCCATTTGGAACGCCGGGGCTGTTTCTGGCCATGCTGCCAACGTGCATCATGGCGCTAGTGGCGATCAGCA